From a single Planctellipticum variicoloris genomic region:
- the rlmB gene encoding 23S rRNA (guanosine(2251)-2'-O)-methyltransferase RlmB, with translation MTLSLHNPHSVLAALEMRPHDVLEVRVPPGKPSSGWAEVVEAARARQIPVRTELAEAPKARSRDDKSARLSAASANVVECRETNLDVFFKPSGDGTPGLWLALDCLQDPHNVGAIFRTAAFFGIRGILVTKDRSAPLTGTVYDVASGGMEHVPFAQPTNLSQALKLAKDAGLWVLGSSEHATQSVSAVDRGRPWLLVVGNEEQGLRRLTLDLCDEVCKIPGEGAVGSLNVSVATGILLSQLSGAL, from the coding sequence ATGACTCTCTCCCTGCACAATCCCCACAGCGTCCTCGCCGCCCTCGAAATGCGTCCGCACGACGTCCTCGAAGTCCGCGTCCCCCCCGGCAAGCCCTCTTCCGGCTGGGCCGAAGTGGTCGAAGCCGCCCGCGCCCGGCAGATTCCCGTCCGGACCGAGCTCGCCGAGGCCCCGAAAGCACGCTCGCGCGACGACAAATCGGCCCGCCTGAGCGCCGCCAGCGCCAACGTCGTCGAATGCCGCGAAACGAATCTGGACGTCTTCTTCAAACCCTCCGGCGACGGCACGCCCGGCCTCTGGCTGGCCCTCGACTGCCTGCAGGACCCGCACAACGTGGGGGCCATCTTCCGGACGGCGGCTTTTTTCGGCATCCGCGGCATCCTGGTCACCAAAGATCGCTCGGCCCCACTGACTGGCACGGTCTACGATGTCGCCTCGGGGGGCATGGAACACGTCCCCTTCGCGCAGCCGACCAATCTCAGCCAGGCGCTGAAACTCGCCAAAGACGCCGGGCTGTGGGTGCTCGGTTCCTCGGAACACGCGACGCAATCGGTCTCCGCGGTCGATCGGGGCCGCCCGTGGCTGCTGGTGGTCGGGAACGAAGAGCAGGGCCTCCGCCGGCTGACGCTCGACCTCTGCGACGAAGTCTGCAAGATCCCGGGCGAAGGAGCGGTCGGGTCGCTGAACGTCTCCGTGGCGACGGGCATTCTGTTGTCGCAGTTGAGTGGGGCGTTGTAA
- the rlmB gene encoding 23S rRNA (guanosine(2251)-2'-O)-methyltransferase RlmB, whose product MVHQSRGGRRAGKPVLTNHNRCWIWGRNVVLETLRAARWPVLELLLSERAEPDAARETRRTAERLDIPLQVVSDDQLQKTCRVGDHQGFAARMSEFPYLALADLWPLLPAAPRLVVLDHIQDPFNLGAILRSAEVLGCDGLILGHDGQSGVNSQVARSSAGAVNHVPIVRVDSLREALDQLTQRGIACWAASEKSPRPAWEADLRGGTAIVIGNEGRGVDPELLARCAGALQIPVAGRVGSLNAAVSAGILFYEVQRQRALAAKDPQS is encoded by the coding sequence ATGGTGCATCAGTCGCGGGGGGGCCGCCGGGCGGGGAAGCCGGTCCTCACCAATCACAACCGCTGCTGGATCTGGGGACGCAACGTCGTCCTCGAAACCCTTCGCGCTGCGCGCTGGCCCGTCCTCGAACTGCTGCTCTCGGAGCGGGCCGAGCCCGATGCCGCCCGCGAAACCCGCCGGACCGCCGAACGCCTCGACATCCCGCTGCAAGTCGTCTCCGACGACCAGCTTCAGAAAACCTGCCGCGTCGGCGATCACCAGGGCTTCGCCGCCCGCATGAGCGAGTTCCCGTACCTCGCACTGGCCGACCTCTGGCCGTTGCTTCCCGCCGCTCCGCGACTGGTCGTGCTGGACCACATTCAGGACCCGTTCAACCTGGGGGCGATTCTCCGCTCCGCCGAAGTCCTCGGCTGCGACGGCCTGATCCTGGGCCACGACGGACAATCCGGCGTCAACAGCCAGGTCGCCCGCAGCTCCGCCGGGGCGGTCAATCATGTCCCCATCGTCCGGGTCGACAGCCTGAGGGAGGCGCTCGACCAGCTCACTCAGCGCGGCATCGCCTGCTGGGCCGCGTCCGAAAAATCTCCCCGCCCCGCCTGGGAGGCCGATCTTCGCGGCGGCACCGCCATCGTCATCGGCAATGAAGGCCGGGGCGTCGACCCCGAACTGCTCGCCCGCTGTGCGGGTGCGCTGCAGATTCCCGTAGCCGGCCGCGTCGGCTCGCTCAACGCCGCCGTCTCGGCGGGCATCCTCTTCTACGAAGTCCAGCGGCAACGCGCCCTGGCGGCGAAAGATCCGCAGTCATGA